The following coding sequences lie in one Sphingobium sp. KCTC 72723 genomic window:
- the ccmC gene encoding heme ABC transporter permease CcmC, whose protein sequence is MHRFANPARFLQIARPLTGWLFWPGLLLLLAGAGCGLFLTPADYLQGQTVRILYIHVPAAWLGMGGWTGIAIAALMQLVWRHPLAAVAGRAIAAPGALFTAICLATGSIWGRPTWGTWWEWDGRMTSMLVLLFLYLGYIALANASAREGQQGGVSNVTAIFGLVGAINIPIINRSVVWWNSLHQGPSITMRGSSIDMALLWPLGLTLLGFTLWFGAIVLMRMRAILAQNKVEARLQRLARG, encoded by the coding sequence ATGCATCGTTTCGCCAATCCCGCCCGCTTCCTCCAGATCGCCCGTCCGTTGACGGGCTGGCTGTTCTGGCCGGGCCTTCTCCTGTTGCTTGCGGGCGCGGGATGCGGCCTGTTCCTGACGCCTGCCGATTATCTTCAGGGGCAGACGGTGCGCATCCTCTATATCCACGTTCCCGCCGCATGGCTGGGCATGGGCGGCTGGACCGGCATCGCCATCGCCGCGCTGATGCAACTGGTGTGGCGGCACCCGCTGGCCGCCGTCGCGGGCCGCGCCATCGCCGCGCCCGGCGCGCTGTTCACGGCCATCTGCCTTGCCACCGGCTCCATCTGGGGCCGCCCGACCTGGGGAACATGGTGGGAATGGGACGGGCGGATGACCTCCATGCTCGTCCTGCTGTTCCTCTATCTTGGCTATATCGCGCTGGCCAACGCCAGCGCGCGCGAAGGGCAGCAGGGCGGCGTCAGCAATGTCACGGCCATTTTCGGCCTGGTCGGCGCGATCAACATTCCCATCATCAACCGTTCGGTCGTGTGGTGGAACAGCCTGCATCAGGGACCGTCGATCACCATGCGCGGGTCCAGCATCGACATGGCGCTGCTCTGGCCGCTTGGCCTCACTTTGCTTGGCTTCACGCTCTGGTTCGGCGCGATCGTGCTGATGCGGATGCGGGCCATATTGGCGCAGAACAAGGTGGAGGCGCGGCTCCAGCGTCTCGCCAGAGGATAG
- the ccmE gene encoding cytochrome c maturation protein CcmE, with product MKAKHQRLILVLAALVAVIGAGLLAASALKDEAAYFYAPGDVKTKGVEPGKAIRLGGMVVRNSLKRAPDGVTIRFDVTDGKATVPATFSGIAPDLFKEGSGVVAEGSFDTHGTFIATNLLAKHDERYMPRELEGMTYNETTRQMQVEP from the coding sequence ATGAAGGCCAAGCATCAACGCCTCATCCTCGTCCTCGCCGCGCTGGTCGCGGTGATCGGCGCGGGCCTGCTCGCGGCGTCCGCGCTGAAAGATGAAGCGGCCTATTTCTACGCGCCCGGCGATGTAAAGACCAAGGGGGTAGAACCCGGCAAGGCCATTCGCCTGGGCGGCATGGTGGTCAGGAACAGCCTCAAACGCGCGCCCGACGGCGTGACCATCCGCTTCGACGTCACCGATGGCAAGGCGACTGTTCCCGCCACCTTCAGCGGCATCGCGCCGGACCTGTTCAAGGAGGGCAGCGGCGTCGTGGCCGAAGGATCGTTCGACACGCACGGCACCTTCATCGCCACCAACCTGCTCGCCAAGCATGACGAACGCTACATGCCCCGCGAACTGGAAGGCATGACCTACAACGAAACCACCCGGCAAATGCAGGTGGAGCCGTGA